Proteins encoded in a region of the Longimicrobium sp. genome:
- a CDS encoding TrmJ/YjtD family RNA methyltransferase produces the protein MSDPFDTDEPSAPGRRALQGVVVVLWETQDRVNVAGTVRAMKNFGLERLRLVNPAEWDPYRIEGIAHDTQEIVERTEIHSSLESALADCSFVVGMTARSRRAKRAVARPRALAPELLGRALDAVEGRGGPVAILYGREDHGLPNEALDLCHRTAHIPTNPDHASLNLAQAVLVMAYELWMAAEGEVQPFRGPRREVQPVTIEFLEMLFTDAERALWAIDFFKSRHTESVMRTLRELVHRSDVDAREAAFLRAIAIEIVKYLQRTGVYNEAWEKRG, from the coding sequence TTGTCCGATCCTTTCGATACTGACGAACCGTCCGCCCCCGGCCGCCGCGCGCTGCAGGGGGTGGTCGTGGTTCTGTGGGAGACGCAGGACCGCGTCAACGTCGCCGGCACCGTCCGCGCGATGAAGAACTTCGGCCTGGAGCGCCTGCGCCTGGTGAACCCGGCCGAGTGGGACCCATATCGCATCGAGGGTATCGCCCACGACACGCAGGAGATCGTGGAGCGCACCGAGATCCACTCCTCGCTGGAGAGCGCGCTCGCCGACTGCTCCTTCGTGGTGGGGATGACGGCCCGCTCCCGCCGCGCCAAGCGCGCCGTCGCCCGCCCGCGCGCGCTCGCGCCGGAGCTGCTGGGGCGCGCGCTCGATGCGGTGGAGGGACGCGGAGGCCCGGTGGCGATTCTCTACGGCCGCGAGGACCACGGCCTCCCCAACGAGGCGCTCGACCTCTGCCACCGCACGGCGCACATCCCCACCAACCCGGATCACGCCTCGCTGAACCTGGCGCAGGCGGTGCTGGTGATGGCGTACGAGCTGTGGATGGCCGCCGAGGGCGAGGTGCAGCCATTCCGGGGCCCCCGGCGCGAGGTGCAGCCCGTCACAATCGAGTTCCTGGAGATGCTCTTCACGGACGCGGAGCGCGCTCTTTGGGCGATCGACTTCTTCAAGAGCCGCCACACGGAGAGCGTCATGCGCACCCTGCGCGAACTCGTGCACCGCTCCGACGTCGACGCCCGCGAAGCCGCCTTCCTCCGCGCCATCGCAATCGAGATCGTGAAGTACCTCCAGCGCACCGGCGTGTACAACGAGGCGTGGGAGAAGCGGGGGTGA